A single window of Nasonia vitripennis strain AsymCx chromosome 4, Nvit_psr_1.1, whole genome shotgun sequence DNA harbors:
- the LOC100114131 gene encoding cilia- and flagella-associated protein 20, with amino-acid sequence MFKNTFQSGFLSILYSIGSKPLQIWDKKVRNGHIKRITDNDIQSLVLEILGSNVSTTYITCPADPRKTLGIKLPFLVMIIKNLKKYFTFEVQIIDDKNVRRRFRASNYQSTTRVKPFICTMPMRLDDGWNQIQFNLADFTRRAYGTNYVETLRVQIHANCRIRRVYFSDRLYSEDELPAEFKLFLPIQNKAKC; translated from the exons ATGTTCAAAAATACGTTTCAAAGTGGATTCTTGTCAATTTTGTATAGTATAGGCAGTAAACCACTGCAAATCTGGGATAAAAAAGTGAGAAATGGGCACATCAAGCGAATAACAGACAATGATATTCAAAGTTTGGTGTTGGAAATTCTTGGCAGTAATGTCAGCACAACATACATTACATGTCCTGCAGATCCTAGAAAAACTCTAGGAATTAAATTACCATTTCTAGTCATGAttataaaaaatctaaaaaaatatttcacctTTGAAGTACAG ATCATAGATGATAAGAATGTGAGAAGACGTTTTCGAGCCAGTAACTACCAGTCAACTACTAGAGTGAAACCATTCATTTGCACGATGCCTATGAGATTGGACGATGGCTGGAACCAAATACAATTCAACTTGGCAGATTTTACGCGACGGGCTTATGGCACTAACTATGTAGAGACTTTGAGAGTACAGATTCATGCCAATTGCAGAATTCGGAGAGTTTACTTTTCTGATCGTCTGTACTCTGAAGATGAACTACCTGCAGAGTTTAAACTATTCCTGCCAATTCAGAATAAGGCCAAATGTTGA
- the LOC100680508 gene encoding zinc finger protein 26 — protein sequence MDHHRRTRLEAAEDDCNPRCRICARLLGGCKALRIFADEGRKHNLQRNIHAYLGITVSADDRLPKMVCASCVGKLDGIHGFATMALRSQERLRQEIVVGSVDSSDSSDSPLDRGLLHSILTKGSTGSQAQSNDEEMRMMDARQRTPSTEEMEVKVDPMLFLQCALDRPSSADYSDFSDDCSRASEPAEPLSLTANDKSENEDPVDCNESEEEEEEEEEEEQDSGGEANHLCKICAKAFASQMSLQKHLWSHLPASVTTTSTTTSNKTQRLSQNDSSCNGSFVCPICGKKISTKGNLKVHLETHRPKGKYGCDICGRIFKTQSNLFRHKEYHSGVQFPCGVCGRVYPTNSTLRAHSITHSDLRPHACPLCDKTFKRNQDLKFHINQHTGARPYQCPYCPKAFASSGNCFSHRKRMHPKEVHRDRQRAADLMR from the exons ATGGACCATCATCGTCGAACGAGGCTCGAGGCCGCCGAGGACGATTGTAATCCGCGATGCAGGATCTGCGCGAGGCTGCTCGGCGGCTGCAAAGCTCTGAGGATCTTCGCCGACGAGGGCCGCAAGCACAACCTACAGAGGAACATCCACGCGTACCTCGGCATAACG GTGTCCGCGGATGACAGATTGCCGAAGATGGTGTGCGCCTCGTGCGTCGGCAAACTCGACGGGATTCACGGCTTCGCCACTATGGCTCTGAGGAGTCAAGAGAGGCTGAGGCAGGAGATCGTCGTCGGGAGCGTCGATAGCTCGGACAGTTCGGATAGCCCCTTGGATAGAGGGCTACTGCACTCCATACTGACCAAA GGCTCCACCGGTAGCCAGGCGCAGAGCAACGACGAGGAGATGAGGATGATGGACGCTCGGCAGCGAACGCCCAGCACCGAGGAGATGGAGGTCAAAGTCGATCCCATGCTCTTCCTCCAGTGCGCCTTGGACAGGCCCTCTTCCGCGGACTACTCCGATTTCTCGGACGACTGCAGCCGGGCCTCCGAGCCGGCGGAACCGCTCTCCCTCACCGCCAACGA CAAGTCCGAGAACGAAGACCCGGTGGACTGCAACGAGtccgaggaggaggaggaggaggaggaggaggaggagcaggACAGCGGCGGCGAAGCCAACCACCTCTGCAAGATCTGCGCGAAGGCGTTCGCCTCGCAGATGTCCCTGCAGAAGCACCTGTGGTCCCACCTGCCGGCCTCGGTAACGACGACCTCGACGACGACTTCCAACAAGACTCAGAGGCTCTCGCAGAACGACTCCAGCTGCAACGGCAGCTTCGTCTGCCCCATCTGCGGCAAGAAGATCTCGACCAAGGGTAACCTGAAGGTCCACCTCGAGACTCACCGGCCCAAGGGCAAGTACGGCTGCGACATCTGCGGCAGAAT CTTTAAAACGCAATCGAACCTCTTTCGTCACAAGGAGTACCACAGCGGGGTGCAGTTCCCCTGCGGCGTCTGCGGCCGGGTCTACCCGACCAACTCGACTCTGCGCGCCCACAGCATCACCCACTCGGACCTGAGGCCTCACGCCTGTCCGCTCTGCGACAAGACCTTCAAGCGCAACCAGGATCTCAAGTTTCACATAAACCAGCACACCGGCGCCAGACCATACCAGTGCCCCTACTGTCCCAAGGCTTTCGCCAGCTCCGGTAACTGCTTCTCGCACCGCAAGAGGATGCACCCGAAGGAGGTGCATCGCGACAGGCAGAGAGCTGCCGACCTCATGAGATGA